From Nycticebus coucang isolate mNycCou1 chromosome 6, mNycCou1.pri, whole genome shotgun sequence, the proteins below share one genomic window:
- the RPAP1 gene encoding RNA polymerase II-associated protein 1 isoform X1, with translation MLSRPKPGESEVDLLRFQSQFLAAGATPAVRLVKKGNRRGDDANPEQALRQDHRDMVMLDSLPDLPPALVPAPPKRARSSPGYPLHEDEDPEERLNRHDQHITAVLTKIIERDTRSMAVHLPMPSGVAFPPVFHRSQERQVGKEKSATSAKRSIFAQEIAARRVSETRVLSSGEVVSNLDPPCGAVMCEAPVPKDQDFQLPESSHSFCGPSLVTGKGLRGQEAEQEVQTIHEENVARLEAMAPEEILQEQQRLLTQLDPSLVAFLRAHSCTRQQAAKKAHKDQRPGEPSAHVTKEEPLRSTSASEPRKGEKLEPATPALALPVTPHKEWVHMDTIEMEKLSWTQDLPPLRRQQTQERMQARFSLQGELLAPDVDLPTHLGLHHHGEEAERAGYSLQELFHLTRSQVSQQRALALHVLAQVISRAQAGEFRDLLVGSVLHLLLDAGFLFLLRFSLDDRVDGVIAAAIRALRALLVAPGDEELLDSTFSWYHGALMFPLIPSQEDEEDEDEDEELPAEKTKRKSSKEGTRPPPDLARHDVIKGLLATNLLPRLRFVLEVTCPGPAVVLDILAVLIRLIRHSLESATRVLECPRLIEIIVGEFLPTSWSPMGVGPTPSLNKVPCSAAMKLLRVLASSGRNIAARLLSSFDLRSRLCRFIAEAPQELALPPEEAETLSTEALRLWAVAASYGQGIDLYRELYPMLMQALQAVPQELSTYPPQPLSRQRIASLLTLLTQLTLAAGSNPPEPISDSAEASLLATRSLITWTQVSGLQPLVEPCLRQTLKLLPKSEVWSALSPVPTACLLFLSAYYQVWSQQPSLCPEDWLKDTERLSEELLLPLLRQPTLGSLWESLRHCSPLCNPLTCAPAPEAPPSLVSLGCAGGCPPLSLAGPASPFPFLTALLSLSNTLAQIHKGLCGQLAAMLAAPGLQNYFLQCVTPGAAPHLTPFSAWALHHEYHLQYLALSLAQKVATVQPLPATSAALHHSVALALLSRLLPGSEYLVHELLMSYVFRLEFLPERASGGPEAADFSDRLSLGSSRDPWNGRGALLSQACQDLPSIRSCYLSHCSPARASLLVSQAMHRGELQRVPTLLLPVPKEPLLPTDWPFQPLIQLYHRASDTSLGLPPTDTVGIAMRVLQWLLILESWRPQVLWAVPPAARLARLMCVFLVDSELFRESPIQLLVAALLAQLCQPQILPSLNLDCPLPGLTSFPDLYANFLDHFEAVSFGDHLFGALVLFPLQRRFSVTLRLALFGEHVGALRSLSLPLTQLPVSLECYTGPPEDNLALLQLYFRALVTGALRPHWCPVLYAVAVAHVNSFIFSQDPKSSDEVKVARQSMLQKTCLLADEFLPSLQSLRQHLLHYKLPNSTLPEGFELYSQLPSLRQQYLQRLTSTVLQDGASET, from the exons ATGCTGTCCAGACCAAAGCCAGGGGAGTCCGAGGTGGACCTGCTGCGCTTCCAGAGTCAATTTCTTGCAGCTGGTGCAACCCCAGCAGTACGATTggtgaagaaaggaaataggagaggTGACGATGCTAACCCAGAACAGGCTTTGCGGCAGGACCATCGGGATATGGTGATGTTGGACA GTCTCCCAGATTTACCACCAGCTTTGGTCCCTGCTCCCCCAAAGAGAGCCAGGTCCAGCCCTGGCTACCCTTTACATGAAGATGAGGATCCAGAAGAGAGGCTGAACAGGCACGATCAGCACATCACTGCTGTCTTAACTAAGATAATT GAACGAGATACACGTTCCATGGCCGTGCATCTGCCTATGCCCAGTGGCGTTGCTTTTCCCCCTGTATTCCATCGCTCACAGGAGAGACAGGTGGGCAAG GAAAAGTCAGCAACATCTGCTAAGAGAAGCATCTTTGCCCAGGAAATTGCAGCAAGGAGGGTGTCTGAAACCAGGGTCCTATCATCTGGGGAAGTTGTGTCCAACCTGGACCCACCATGTG GTGCTGTGATGTGTGAGGCACCTGTTCCTAAGGACcaggacttccagcttccagagagCAGCCATAGCTTCTGTGGCCCCAGTCTGGTCACAGGGAAGGGGCTCAGGGgccaggaggctgagcaggaagtCCAGACCATCCATGAAGAGAATGTAGCAAGACTGGAGGCCATGGCTCCTGAGGAGATCCTGCAGGAACAGCAGCGGTTGCTGACCCAGCTTG ACCCCAGCTTGGTTGCCTTCTTGAGAGCTCACAGCTGCACCCGACAACAAGCAGCAAAGAAGGCCCATAAGGACCAGAGGCCAGGAGAACCCTCCGCTCATGTCACCAAAGAGGAGCCCCTCAGGTCAACTTCTGCCAGTGAgcccagaaagggagaaaagctAGAGCCAGCAACCCCAG CTCTTGCACTACCTGTGACCCCCCACAAGGAATGGGTGCACATGGACACTATTGAAATGGAGAAGCTCAGCTGGACCCAGGACCTGCCCCCACTCCGGCGGCAACAGACACAGGAG AGGATGCAGGCACGATTCAGTCTGCAGGGAGAGCTTCTAGCCCCTGACGTGGACCTACCCACACACCTGGGCCTGCACCACCATGgagaggaggcagag AGAGCAGGGTATTCCCTACAGGAGCTGTTCCACCTGACCCGCAGCCAGGTTTCCCAGCAGAGAGCACTAGCACTGCATGTGTTGGCCCAGGTCATCAGCAGG gcccaggctggtgagttcagAGACCTGCTGGTGGGCAGTGTATTGCACCTCCTTTTGGATGCTGGCTTCCTCTTCCTGCTGCGCTTCTCTCTGGATGACAGAGTGGATGGGGTCATCGCAGCTGCCATCCGGGCTCTTCGGGCTTTGCTGGTAGCTCCTGGAGATGAG GAGCTCCTCGACAGCACCTTCTCTTGGTACCATGGAGCTTTGATGTTCCCTTTGATACCCAGccaggaggatgaggaggatgaggatgaggatgaagaaCTCCCGGCAGAAAAGACGAAAAGGAAGAGCTCTAAGGAAGGAACCCGGCCTCCACCTGACCTGGCCCGCCATGATGTCATTAAG GGGCTCTTGGCTACCAACCTGCTGCCTCGGCTGCGCTTTGTGCTAGAGGTAACCTGCCCAGGACCTGCTGTGGTCCTTGACATCCTGGCTGTGCTCATCCGCTTGATCCGGCATTCTTTAGAGTCAGCCACAAGg GTCCTGGAGTGCCCTCGGCTGATAGAGATCATAGTTGGAGAGTTCTTGCCCACCAGTTGGTCCCCCATGGGCGTAGGGCCTACTCCCAGTCTAAACAAAGTACCCTGTTCCGCTGCCATGAAACTGCTTCGTGTCCTGGCCTCGTCTGGTAGAAATATTGCTGCCCGGCTG TTGAGCAGCTTTGACCTCCGGAGCCGCCTGTGCCGCTTCATAGCTGAGGCTCCCCAGGAACTTGCTTTGCCCCCAGAGGAAGCTGAGACGCTGAGCACTGAGGCCCTCCGTCTGTGGGCTGTGGCCGCATCCTATGGCCAGGGCATTGACCTTTACAG GGAGCTCTACCCAATGCTGATGCAAGCCTTGCAGGCCGTGCCACAAGAGCTCAGCACCTACCCTCCACAGCCCCTGTCCAGGCAGCGGATAGCCTCATTGCTCACTCTTCTCACCCAGCTGACCCTAGCAGCTGGCAGCAACCCCCCTGAACCTATTAG TGATTCTGCTGAGGCCAGCCTTTTGGCCACCCGTTCCTTGATCACTTGGACACAGGTATCTGGGCTTCAGCCTCTTGTGGAGCCATGTCTAAGGCAGACCTTGAAGTTGCTGCCCAAATCTGAGGTGTGGAGTGCCCTGAGCCCAGTGCCCACTGCCTGCCTGTTGTTCCTGAGCGCCTACTACCAGGTCTGGAGCCAGCAA CCAAGCTTGTGCCCAGAAGATTGGCTCAAGGACACAGAGCGCCTGTCGGAGGAGCTATTGCTGCCACTGCTGAGACAGCCCACTCTGGGCAGCCTGTGGGAGTCCCTTAG GCACTGCTCCCCTCTCTGCAACCCGCTGACCTGTGCTCCAGCCCCTGAAGCTCCCCCTAGCCTCGTGTCACTGGGCTGTGCAGGAGGCTGCCCCCCTCTCAGTCTGGCTGGCCCAGCTTCACCTTTCCCATTCCTCACCGCCCTCCTCTCACTTTCCAATACCCTGGCCCAGATCCACAAGGGGCTATGTGGCCAG CTGGCAGCCATGTTGGCTGCACCTGGACTCCAGAACTACTTCCTCCAGTGTGTGACTCCTGGGGCTGCCCCACACCTCACACCCTTCTCTGCGTGGGCCCTTCACCATGAGTATCACCTGCAGTACCTGGCCCTCTCCCTGGCCCAGAAAGTG GCAACAGTCCAGCCACTACCTGCCACCAGCGCTGCCCTCCATCACAGTGTGGCTTTAGCCCTATTAAGCCGGCTGCTGCCTGGAAGCGAGTACCTTGTCCATGAGCTGCTGATGAGCTATGTCTTCCGGCTAGAGTTCCTCCC AGAAAGAGCATCAGGGGGTCCTGAGGCAGCGGACTTCTCTGACCGACTCTCCTTAGGGAGCAGCAGGGACCCTTGGAATGGACGAGGAGCTCTACTATCTCAGGCCTGCCAGGACCTCCCCAGTATCCGAAGCTGCTACTTGAGTCACTGCTCACCAGCCCGAGCCAGCCTGTTGGTCTCCCAGGCCATGCACCGAGGAGAGCTACAGCGAGTCCCAACCCTCCTGCTGCCCGTGCCAAAGGAGCCACTGCTGCCCACTGACTGGCCCTTCCAGCCATTGATTCAGCTCTACCATCGGGCTTCAGACACCTCCTTGGGGCTCCCTCCCACTGACACTGTGGGCATAGCTATGCGGGTCCTGCAGTGGTTGCTAATTCTGGAGAGCTGGCGCCCCCAGGTCCTCTGGGCTGTGCCTCCTGCTGCCCGCTTGGCACGGCTCATGTGTGTGTTCCTGGTAGACAGTGAGCTGTTCCGAGAGTCACCTATACAGCTTCTGGTGGCAGCCCTCCTAGCCCAGCTCTGTCAACCTCAAATCCTGCCAAGCCTCAATTTAGACTGTCCACTTCCTGGCCTGACATCTTTTCCTGACCTCTATGCCAACTTCCTGGATCATTTCGAGGCTGTCTCTTTTGGGGACCACCTCTTTGGAGCTCTGGTCCTTTTTCCCCTACAGCGTCGATTCAGTGTCACCTTGCGCCTTGCTCTTTTTGGGGAACACGTGGGAGCCTTGCGATCTCTGAGCCTGCCTCTGACCCAG TTGCCTGTGTCCCTGGAGTGCTACACAGGGCCTCCTGAAGACAACCTGGCCCTCCTTCAACTCTATTTCCGGGCCCTCGTTACTGGTGCACTCCGTCCACATTGGTGCCCCGTGCTCTATGCTGTGGCTGTGGCTCATGTCAATAGCTTCATCTTCTCCCAGGACCCAAAGAGCTCA GATGAGGTAAAGGTGGCCCGCCAGAGTATGCTGCAGAAAACTTGTCTGCTGGCAGATGAG TTTCTTCCCTCTCTGCAGAGTCTCCGGCAGCACCTCCTCCATTATAAGCTTCCCAATTCTACCCTCCCAGAGGGCTTTGAGCTATATTCTCAGTTGCCCAGTCTACGCCAACAGTACCTCCAGAGACTGACCTCAACAGTGCTCCAAGATGGAGCATCAGAGACCTAG
- the RPAP1 gene encoding RNA polymerase II-associated protein 1 isoform X3, with amino-acid sequence MLSRPKPGESEVDLLRFQSQFLAAGATPAVRLVKKGNRRGDDANPEQALRQDHRDMVMLDSLPDLPPALVPAPPKRARSSPGYPLHEDEDPEERLNRHDQHITAVLTKIIERDTRSMAVHLPMPSGVAFPPVFHRSQERQVGKEKSATSAKRSIFAQEIAARRVSETRVLSSGEVVSNLDPPCGAVMCEAPVPKDQDFQLPESSHSFCGPSLVTGKGLRGQEAEQEVQTIHEENVARLEAMAPEEILQEQQRLLTQLDPSLVAFLRAHSCTRQQAAKKAHKDQRPGEPSAHVTKEEPLRSTSASEPRKGEKLEPATPALALPVTPHKEWVHMDTIEMEKLSWTQDLPPLRRQQTQERMQARFSLQGELLAPDVDLPTHLGLHHHGEEAERAGYSLQELFHLTRSQVSQQRALALHVLAQVISRAQAGEFRDLLVGSVLHLLLDAGFLFLLRFSLDDRVDGVIAAAIRALRALLVAPGDEELLDSTFSWYHGALMFPLIPSQEDEEDEDEDEELPAEKTKRKSSKEGTRPPPDLARHDVIKGLLATNLLPRLRFVLEVTCPGPAVVLDILAVLIRLIRHSLESATRVLECPRLIEIIVGEFLPTSWSPMGVGPTPSLNKVPCSAAMKLLRVLASSGRNIAARLLSSFDLRSRLCRFIAEAPQELALPPEEAETLSTEALRLWAVAASYGQGIDLYRELYPMLMQALQAVPQELSTYPPQPLSRQRIASLLTLLTQLTLAAGSNPPEPISDSAEASLLATRSLITWTQVSGLQPLVEPCLRQTLKLLPKSEVWSALSPVPTACLLFLSAYYQVWSQQPSLCPEDWLKDTERLSEELLLPLLRQPTLGSLWESLRHCSPLCNPLTCAPAPEAPPSLVSLGCAGGCPPLSLAGPASPFPFLTALLSLSNTLAQIHKGLCGQLAAMLAAPGLQNYFLQCVTPGAAPHLTPFSAWALHHEYHLQYLALSLAQKVATVQPLPATSAALHHSVALALLSRLLPGSEYLVHELLMSYVFRLEFLPERASGGPEAADFSDRLSLGSSRDPWNGRGALLSQACQDLPSIRSCYLSHCSPARASLLVSQAMHRGELQRVPTLLLPVPKEPLLPTDWPFQPLIQLYHRASDTSLGLPPTDTVGIAMRVLQWLLILESWRPQVLWAVPPAARLARLMCVFLVDSELFRESPIQLLVAALLAQLCQPQILPSLNLDCPLPGLTSFPDLYANFLDHFEAVSFGDHLFGALVLFPLQRRFSVTLRLALFGEHVGALRSLSLPLTQLPVSLECYTGPPEDNLALLQLYFRALVTGALRPHWCPVLYAVAVAHVNSFIFSQDPKSSDEVKVARQSMLQKTCLLADESLRQHLLHYKLPNSTLPEGFELYSQLPSLRQQYLQRLTSTVLQDGASET; translated from the exons ATGCTGTCCAGACCAAAGCCAGGGGAGTCCGAGGTGGACCTGCTGCGCTTCCAGAGTCAATTTCTTGCAGCTGGTGCAACCCCAGCAGTACGATTggtgaagaaaggaaataggagaggTGACGATGCTAACCCAGAACAGGCTTTGCGGCAGGACCATCGGGATATGGTGATGTTGGACA GTCTCCCAGATTTACCACCAGCTTTGGTCCCTGCTCCCCCAAAGAGAGCCAGGTCCAGCCCTGGCTACCCTTTACATGAAGATGAGGATCCAGAAGAGAGGCTGAACAGGCACGATCAGCACATCACTGCTGTCTTAACTAAGATAATT GAACGAGATACACGTTCCATGGCCGTGCATCTGCCTATGCCCAGTGGCGTTGCTTTTCCCCCTGTATTCCATCGCTCACAGGAGAGACAGGTGGGCAAG GAAAAGTCAGCAACATCTGCTAAGAGAAGCATCTTTGCCCAGGAAATTGCAGCAAGGAGGGTGTCTGAAACCAGGGTCCTATCATCTGGGGAAGTTGTGTCCAACCTGGACCCACCATGTG GTGCTGTGATGTGTGAGGCACCTGTTCCTAAGGACcaggacttccagcttccagagagCAGCCATAGCTTCTGTGGCCCCAGTCTGGTCACAGGGAAGGGGCTCAGGGgccaggaggctgagcaggaagtCCAGACCATCCATGAAGAGAATGTAGCAAGACTGGAGGCCATGGCTCCTGAGGAGATCCTGCAGGAACAGCAGCGGTTGCTGACCCAGCTTG ACCCCAGCTTGGTTGCCTTCTTGAGAGCTCACAGCTGCACCCGACAACAAGCAGCAAAGAAGGCCCATAAGGACCAGAGGCCAGGAGAACCCTCCGCTCATGTCACCAAAGAGGAGCCCCTCAGGTCAACTTCTGCCAGTGAgcccagaaagggagaaaagctAGAGCCAGCAACCCCAG CTCTTGCACTACCTGTGACCCCCCACAAGGAATGGGTGCACATGGACACTATTGAAATGGAGAAGCTCAGCTGGACCCAGGACCTGCCCCCACTCCGGCGGCAACAGACACAGGAG AGGATGCAGGCACGATTCAGTCTGCAGGGAGAGCTTCTAGCCCCTGACGTGGACCTACCCACACACCTGGGCCTGCACCACCATGgagaggaggcagag AGAGCAGGGTATTCCCTACAGGAGCTGTTCCACCTGACCCGCAGCCAGGTTTCCCAGCAGAGAGCACTAGCACTGCATGTGTTGGCCCAGGTCATCAGCAGG gcccaggctggtgagttcagAGACCTGCTGGTGGGCAGTGTATTGCACCTCCTTTTGGATGCTGGCTTCCTCTTCCTGCTGCGCTTCTCTCTGGATGACAGAGTGGATGGGGTCATCGCAGCTGCCATCCGGGCTCTTCGGGCTTTGCTGGTAGCTCCTGGAGATGAG GAGCTCCTCGACAGCACCTTCTCTTGGTACCATGGAGCTTTGATGTTCCCTTTGATACCCAGccaggaggatgaggaggatgaggatgaggatgaagaaCTCCCGGCAGAAAAGACGAAAAGGAAGAGCTCTAAGGAAGGAACCCGGCCTCCACCTGACCTGGCCCGCCATGATGTCATTAAG GGGCTCTTGGCTACCAACCTGCTGCCTCGGCTGCGCTTTGTGCTAGAGGTAACCTGCCCAGGACCTGCTGTGGTCCTTGACATCCTGGCTGTGCTCATCCGCTTGATCCGGCATTCTTTAGAGTCAGCCACAAGg GTCCTGGAGTGCCCTCGGCTGATAGAGATCATAGTTGGAGAGTTCTTGCCCACCAGTTGGTCCCCCATGGGCGTAGGGCCTACTCCCAGTCTAAACAAAGTACCCTGTTCCGCTGCCATGAAACTGCTTCGTGTCCTGGCCTCGTCTGGTAGAAATATTGCTGCCCGGCTG TTGAGCAGCTTTGACCTCCGGAGCCGCCTGTGCCGCTTCATAGCTGAGGCTCCCCAGGAACTTGCTTTGCCCCCAGAGGAAGCTGAGACGCTGAGCACTGAGGCCCTCCGTCTGTGGGCTGTGGCCGCATCCTATGGCCAGGGCATTGACCTTTACAG GGAGCTCTACCCAATGCTGATGCAAGCCTTGCAGGCCGTGCCACAAGAGCTCAGCACCTACCCTCCACAGCCCCTGTCCAGGCAGCGGATAGCCTCATTGCTCACTCTTCTCACCCAGCTGACCCTAGCAGCTGGCAGCAACCCCCCTGAACCTATTAG TGATTCTGCTGAGGCCAGCCTTTTGGCCACCCGTTCCTTGATCACTTGGACACAGGTATCTGGGCTTCAGCCTCTTGTGGAGCCATGTCTAAGGCAGACCTTGAAGTTGCTGCCCAAATCTGAGGTGTGGAGTGCCCTGAGCCCAGTGCCCACTGCCTGCCTGTTGTTCCTGAGCGCCTACTACCAGGTCTGGAGCCAGCAA CCAAGCTTGTGCCCAGAAGATTGGCTCAAGGACACAGAGCGCCTGTCGGAGGAGCTATTGCTGCCACTGCTGAGACAGCCCACTCTGGGCAGCCTGTGGGAGTCCCTTAG GCACTGCTCCCCTCTCTGCAACCCGCTGACCTGTGCTCCAGCCCCTGAAGCTCCCCCTAGCCTCGTGTCACTGGGCTGTGCAGGAGGCTGCCCCCCTCTCAGTCTGGCTGGCCCAGCTTCACCTTTCCCATTCCTCACCGCCCTCCTCTCACTTTCCAATACCCTGGCCCAGATCCACAAGGGGCTATGTGGCCAG CTGGCAGCCATGTTGGCTGCACCTGGACTCCAGAACTACTTCCTCCAGTGTGTGACTCCTGGGGCTGCCCCACACCTCACACCCTTCTCTGCGTGGGCCCTTCACCATGAGTATCACCTGCAGTACCTGGCCCTCTCCCTGGCCCAGAAAGTG GCAACAGTCCAGCCACTACCTGCCACCAGCGCTGCCCTCCATCACAGTGTGGCTTTAGCCCTATTAAGCCGGCTGCTGCCTGGAAGCGAGTACCTTGTCCATGAGCTGCTGATGAGCTATGTCTTCCGGCTAGAGTTCCTCCC AGAAAGAGCATCAGGGGGTCCTGAGGCAGCGGACTTCTCTGACCGACTCTCCTTAGGGAGCAGCAGGGACCCTTGGAATGGACGAGGAGCTCTACTATCTCAGGCCTGCCAGGACCTCCCCAGTATCCGAAGCTGCTACTTGAGTCACTGCTCACCAGCCCGAGCCAGCCTGTTGGTCTCCCAGGCCATGCACCGAGGAGAGCTACAGCGAGTCCCAACCCTCCTGCTGCCCGTGCCAAAGGAGCCACTGCTGCCCACTGACTGGCCCTTCCAGCCATTGATTCAGCTCTACCATCGGGCTTCAGACACCTCCTTGGGGCTCCCTCCCACTGACACTGTGGGCATAGCTATGCGGGTCCTGCAGTGGTTGCTAATTCTGGAGAGCTGGCGCCCCCAGGTCCTCTGGGCTGTGCCTCCTGCTGCCCGCTTGGCACGGCTCATGTGTGTGTTCCTGGTAGACAGTGAGCTGTTCCGAGAGTCACCTATACAGCTTCTGGTGGCAGCCCTCCTAGCCCAGCTCTGTCAACCTCAAATCCTGCCAAGCCTCAATTTAGACTGTCCACTTCCTGGCCTGACATCTTTTCCTGACCTCTATGCCAACTTCCTGGATCATTTCGAGGCTGTCTCTTTTGGGGACCACCTCTTTGGAGCTCTGGTCCTTTTTCCCCTACAGCGTCGATTCAGTGTCACCTTGCGCCTTGCTCTTTTTGGGGAACACGTGGGAGCCTTGCGATCTCTGAGCCTGCCTCTGACCCAG TTGCCTGTGTCCCTGGAGTGCTACACAGGGCCTCCTGAAGACAACCTGGCCCTCCTTCAACTCTATTTCCGGGCCCTCGTTACTGGTGCACTCCGTCCACATTGGTGCCCCGTGCTCTATGCTGTGGCTGTGGCTCATGTCAATAGCTTCATCTTCTCCCAGGACCCAAAGAGCTCA GATGAGGTAAAGGTGGCCCGCCAGAGTATGCTGCAGAAAACTTGTCTGCTGGCAGATGAG AGTCTCCGGCAGCACCTCCTCCATTATAAGCTTCCCAATTCTACCCTCCCAGAGGGCTTTGAGCTATATTCTCAGTTGCCCAGTCTACGCCAACAGTACCTCCAGAGACTGACCTCAACAGTGCTCCAAGATGGAGCATCAGAGACCTAG